One Hordeum vulgare subsp. vulgare chromosome 4H, MorexV3_pseudomolecules_assembly, whole genome shotgun sequence DNA window includes the following coding sequences:
- the LOC123449444 gene encoding cytochrome b561 and DOMON domain-containing protein At5g47530-like: MARLLVIVAAAVLLLAAGATAQQQGCENATFPAGRSFARCNTLPVLDASLHWTYHAANGTAELAFRATSGSAGWVAWGINPGGAGMPGSNVFVASQSASGVSVLTTVLRSTAPALDNTTLQFDVPVPPAAEYAAGAYTIYVTVALPGNSTQQNTVWQAGPLGAGDILPHPTSGPNLQSLMRLDFLSG; this comes from the coding sequence ATGGCGCGACTCCTCGTAATCGTGGCCGCCGCCGTGCTGCTGCTCGCGGCCGGCGCGACGGCGCAGCAGCAGGGCTGCGAGAACGCGACGTTCCCGGCGGGGCGGTCGTTCGCGCGGTGCAACACCCTGCCCGTGCTCGACGCCAGCCTGCACTGGACGTACCACGCCGCGAACGGCACTGCCGAGCTCGCGTTCCGGGCGACGTCGGGCAGCGCCGGCTGGGTCGCCTGGGGCATCAACCCCGGCGGCGCCGGCATGCCGGGCAGCAACGTGTTCGTCGCCTCCCAGAGCGCCAGCGGCGTGTCGGTGCTCACCACCGTCCTGAGGAGCACGGCCCCGGCCCTGGACAACACCACCCTCCAGTTCGACGTGCCGGTGCCGCCCGCCGCCGAGTACGCGGCCGGCGCCTACACGATCTACGTGACGGtggcgctgccggggaactccacGCAGCAGAACACGGTGTGGCAGGCGGGGCCGCTCGGCGCCGGGGACATATTGCCGCACCCGACGTCCGGGCCCAACTTGCAGAGCCTTATGAGGCTGGACTTCCTGTCCGGCTAG